A single region of the Populus nigra chromosome 2, ddPopNigr1.1, whole genome shotgun sequence genome encodes:
- the LOC133682356 gene encoding RGG repeats nuclear RNA binding protein A-like → MAMINPFDLLVDDAEDPSLIAALKPVVSPPAAAATKKGPAQTQPKPAPAAKLPSKPLPPSQAVREAKTEGGRGGGRGGGGGRGYGRGRGGYNRDFNNNESSFGNSGAPAVQGAAEDGDTAKTFESRGYGGPRGGGFRGGRRGGFGNEEVGEGERPRRINERWSGTGRGNEMKREGSGRGNWGTPTDELSQVTEEAANEGEKNWGDDKPVEEAAADRKKENPSSEPEEKEPEDKVMTLEEYEKVLEEKRKALQALKTEERKVDAKEFQSMQQLSNKKENNDVFIKLGSDKDKRKEAYEKDEKAKKSVSINEFLKPAEGERYYGSGGRGRGRGRGARGFGNRDGMSSGFGNRDGMSSVPAPSIEDPGQFPTLGGK, encoded by the exons ATGGCGATGATCAATCCTTTTGATTTATTGGTTGATGACGCCGAGGATCCATCTCTCATCGCTGCTCTAAAGCCGGTGGTTTCTCCTCCCGCTGCAGCGGCTACTAAGAAAGGTCCAGCTCAGACTCAACCTAAACCCGCTCCTGCTGCTAAGCTCCCTTCCAAGCCTCTTCCTCCTTCACAGGCTG TGAGGGAAGCGAAGACTGAAGGTGGGAGAGGAGGCGGCcgaggtggtggtggaggaagAGGATATGGGCGTGGCCGTGGGGGATATAATAGGGATTTCAACAACAATGAGAGTTCATTCGGTAACTCTGGAGCACCAGCTGTTCAAGGTGCTGCTGAAGATGGAGATACTGCAAAGACTTTTGAATCACGTGGATATGGTGGACCTCGTGGTGGTGGTTTCCGTGGTGGCCGTCGTGGGGGTTTTGGCAATGAAGAAGTTGGTGAAGGAGAGCGTCCTCGTCGAATTAATGAACGTTGGAGTGGGACTGGACGTGG AAATGAGATGAAGCGTGAAGGCTCTGGTCGTGGGAACTGGGGAACTCCGACTGATGAGCTTTccca ggtAACTGAGGAAGCTGCCAATGAGGGTGAGAAGAATTGGGGTGATGACAAGCCTGTGGAGGAAGCAGCAGCAGATAGGAAAAAGGAGAACCCTTCGAGTGAACCTGAAGAGAAAGAACCAGAGGATAAG GTGATGACTCTTGAAGAGTATGAGAAGGTGCTGGAAGAGAAGAGGAAGGCCCTGCAGGCACTTAAGACAGAAGAAAGAAAGGTTGATGCTAAAGAGTTTCAATCCATGCAGCAGCTTTCGAACAAGAAGGAAAACAACGATGTCTTTATTAAATTG GGTTCCGACAAGGATAAGCGGAAAGAGGCGTATGAGAAAGATGAGAAAGCTAAGAAG TCTGTCAGCATTAACGAGTTCTTGAAGCCTGCTGAAGGGGAGAGGTACTATGGCTCAGGCGGTCGGGGTCGGGGTCGTGGCCGCGGAGCAAGAGGTTTTGGCAATAGAGACGGAATGAGCAGTGGTTTTGGCAATAGAGATGGAATGAGCAGCGTGCCAGCCCCTTCCATTGAAGATCCTGGACAATTCCCAACCTTGGGTGGCAAATGA